In one Clupea harengus unplaced genomic scaffold, Ch_v2.0.2, whole genome shotgun sequence genomic region, the following are encoded:
- the LOC122131683 gene encoding potassium channel subfamily K member 18-like → MSLATNGDPNERSRCYKFFWTLFPHVFLILSLVVYAGLGAAIFWKIEGQRILTEKDQQPYREFVFNLTAQINKSAPPDTLFKDVDKMLRKDLKAIWLQHPENWSFYGSLFFCCTVFTTVGKCHIYTTSFL, encoded by the exons ATGTCCCTGGCTACAAACGGAGATCCGAATGAGAGATCAAGATGCTACAAATTCTTCTGGACTCTTTTCCCTCACGTTTTCTTGATTTTGTCTCTCGTCGTTTACGCTGGCTTGGGAGCTGCGATTTTTTGGAAAATTGAGGGTCAAAGAATACTAACTGAGAAGGACCAGCAGCCATACCGTGAATTTGTTTTTAACTTAACGGCTCAAATAAACAAGTCAG CTCCACCAGATACATTGTTTAAAGACGTTGACAAGATGCTCAGGAAAGATCTTAAAGCCATCTGGCTTCAGCATCCAGAGAACTGGTCATTTTATGGATCTCTTTTCTTCTGCTGCACTGTATTCACAACAGTGGGTAAGTGTCATATTTACACAACCTCCTTTCTGTAA